A portion of the Choristoneura fumiferana chromosome 6, NRCan_CFum_1, whole genome shotgun sequence genome contains these proteins:
- the LOC141428510 gene encoding uncharacterized protein, which yields MWKNIFVLALVIAAVVSDDTCSDPNSSPHDCSLNCLRRCSNYLKGKTPICPRIQCPPGCGCKDKYYYDEKTGLCVLPWDCTC from the exons atgtgGAAAAACATATTTGTTCTTGCATTGGTCATTGCAGCAGTGGTATCAGACG ATACCTGCTCGGACCCAAATTCTTCACCCCACGATTGCTCGTTGAACTGCCTAAGACGATGCAGCAACTACCTGAAGGGCAAAACGCCAATCTGCCCCCGCATACAGTGCCCACCAGGATGTGGATGCAAAGACAAGTATTACTACGACGAGAAAACAGGGCTTTGCGTGCTACCCTGGGATTGCACATgctaa